A window from Theropithecus gelada isolate Dixy chromosome 1, Tgel_1.0, whole genome shotgun sequence encodes these proteins:
- the LOC112622840 gene encoding myosin regulatory light chain 12A-like isoform X1, which yields MSSKRAKTKTKKRPQHATSNVFATFHQSQIQEFKEAFNMIDQNRDGFIDKEDLHDMLASLGKNPTDEYLDAMMNEAPGPINFTMFLTMFGEKLNGTDPEDVIRNAFACFDEEATGTIQEDYLRELLTTMGDRFTDEEVDELYREAPIDKKGNFNYIEFTRILKHGAKEKGD from the coding sequence ATGTCAAGCAAAAGAGCAAAGACCAAGACCAAGAAGCGCCCTCAGCATGCAACATCCAATGTGTTTGCCACATTTCACCAGTCACAGATTCAGGAGTTCAAAGAGGCCTTCAACATGATTGATCAGAACAGAGATGGTTTCATCGACAAGGAAGATTTGCATGATATGCTTGCTTCACTGGGGAAGAATCCAACTGATGAGTATCTGGATGCCATGATGAATGAGGCTCCAGGCCCCATCAATTTCACCATGTTCCTTACCATGTTTGGTGAGAAGTTAAATGGCACGGATCCTGAAGATGTCATCAGAAATGCTTTTGCTTGCTTTGATGAAGAAGCAACTGGCACCATTCAGGAAGATTACCTGAGAGAGCTGCTGACAACCATGGGGGATCGGTTTACGGATGAGGAAGTGGATGAACTGTACAGAGAAGCACCTATTGACAAAAAGGGGAATTTCAATTACATCGAGTTCACGCGCATCCTGAAACACGGAGCAAAAGAGAAAGGTGACTGA
- the LOC112622840 gene encoding myosin regulatory light chain 12A-like isoform X2: MSSKRAKTKTKKRPQHATSNVFATFHQSQIQEFKEAFNMIDQNRDGFIDKEDLHDMLASLGKNPTDEYLDEDYLRELLTTMGDRFTDEEVDELYREAPIDKKGNFNYIEFTRILKHGAKEKGD, translated from the exons ATGTCAAGCAAAAGAGCAAAGACCAAGACCAAGAAGCGCCCTCAGCATGCAACATCCAATGTGTTTGCCACATTTCACCAGTCACAGATTCAGGAGTTCAAAGAGGCCTTCAACATGATTGATCAGAACAGAGATGGTTTCATCGACAAGGAAGATTTGCATGATATGCTTGCTTCACTGGGGAAGAATCCAACTGATGAGTATCTGGAT GAAGATTACCTGAGAGAGCTGCTGACAACCATGGGGGATCGGTTTACGGATGAGGAAGTGGATGAACTGTACAGAGAAGCACCTATTGACAAAAAGGGGAATTTCAATTACATCGAGTTCACGCGCATCCTGAAACACGGAGCAAAAGAGAAAGGTGACTGA